One region of Populus trichocarpa isolate Nisqually-1 chromosome 4, P.trichocarpa_v4.1, whole genome shotgun sequence genomic DNA includes:
- the LOC7461224 gene encoding transcription factor bHLH63, with product MINKALLSAGGENMLHCTDMTVLDRQRARIKWQQEQQQHQVQLPQQEISYFSELSRVFQQAGFHEGGLSEVVTRSVKPDPGFVDNRWHNDHVVGFGVGPPYTNGLGFELNYGAISRTSSCPPAVAAAATATATVRGAESVVSDKISSGVGRESSKKRKFDKVVAEEDSRDKRIKGRAEEGESNTSEKNNNKSSSSNNNSNKNNNSNKDNSAETSKDNSKVTEVQKPDYIHVRARRGQATDSHSLAERVRREKISERMKYLQDLVPGCNNITGKAGMLDEIINYVQSLQRQVEFLSMKLAAVNPRLDFNIDNLFAKEAFPACSTNFPAIGMSPDMTNAAYLQFNPAQQQLVSCCGLDMGINPPDMGLRRTTSTPVSIPETFLDSSCFTQIQAPPTWDADLPNLYNVAFDQGRQTTFPVQPFSGSVEASNLKMEM from the exons ATGATTAATAAAGCTTTGTTATCAGCTGGTGGAGAGAACATGCTGCACTGTACAGACATGACAGTGCTTGATAGACAAAGGGCTCGTATCAAATGGCAACAAGAACAACAGCAGCATCAGGTTCAACTACCACAGCAAGAGATTAGTTATTTTAGTGAATTGAGTAGGGTGTTCCAACAAGCTGGGTTTCATGAGGGTGGGTTAAGTGAGGTGGTGACCCGGTCTGTGAAACCTGACCCGGGTTTTGTGGATAATAGGTGGCATAATGATCATGTTGTGGGGTTTGGTGTTGGGCCTCCTTATACTAATGGGTTGGGTTTTGAGTTGAATTATGGTGCCATTTCTAGGACTTCTAGCTGCCCACCGGCGGTAGCCGCTGCGGCTACGGCTACTGCTACAGTGAGAGGTGCAGAGTCTGTTGTGTCAGATAAGATTAGTTCCGGGGTTGGCAGAGAGAGTTCCAAGAAGAGAAAGTTTGATAAG GTTGTTGCAGAAGAGGACAGCAGGGACAAAAGGATCAAAGGACGTGCGGAGGAAGGGGAGTCAAACACCTCAgagaaaaataacaacaaaagcaGTAGCAGCAATAACAacagcaacaaaaacaataacagtAACAAAGACAATTCCGCCGAGACTTCGAAGGACAATTCCAAAGTAACTGAGGTTCAAAAGCCAGATTACATTCATGTCCGGGCACGTCGCGGTCAAGCTACCGACAGCCACAGCTTAGCTGAAAGA gtgaggagagaaaaaatcagTGAAAGAATGAAGTATCTGCAAGATTTGGTACCAGGGTGCAATAATATCACAGGAAAGGCAGGCATGCTTGATGAAATCATTAACTATGTTCAATCTCTTCAGAGACAAGTAGAG TTCTTGTCGATGAAACTAGCTGCTGTAAATCCAAGGCTTGACTTCAACATTGACAACTTATTTGCCAAAGAG GCTTTTCCTGCTTGTTCAACCAATTTCCCCGCAATTGGGATGTCACCGGATATGACTAACGCTGCATACCTTCAATTTAATCCAGCACAACAACAATTAGTTTCATGCTGTGGATTGGATATGGGGATAAATCCTCCTGATATGGGGCTTAGAAGGACCACTAGTACTCCTGTATCTATTCCCGAAACATTTCTTGACTCATCCTGCTTCACT CAAATCCAGGCCCCACCAACTTGGGATGCTGATCTACCAAATCTTTACAATGTAGCATTTGATCAAGGGAGACAAACAACCTTCCCAGTTCAGCCATTTTCAG GTTCTGTTGAAGCTAGCAATCTGAAGATGGAGATGTGA
- the LOC7469997 gene encoding uncharacterized protein LOC7469997, producing MNSKNLVRREKQTLKALETLEEDEEYNWKEVTLPSFIPVVPKPELDRETGERRRGRDIVVAIDHGPNSKHAFDWALIHLCRLADTIHLVHAILDMKNVLVYDTTEGLLEKLAVEALQVAMVKTVARIVQGDPGKVICREANRLKPAAVVMGTRGRGLIQSVLQGSVGEYCLHNCKVPVIIVPGKAESAPLM from the exons ATGAATTCTAAAAATCTtgtaaggagagaaaaacaGACGTTGAAAGCGTTAGAAACCCTTGAAGAGGATGAAGAGTACAACTGGAAAGAAGTTACGTTACCTTCATTTATTCCTGTGGTACCGAAACCTGAACTCGATAGAGAAACAGGTGAAAGGAGGAGAGGCAGAGACATTGTGGTAGCCATTGATCATGGGCCTAACAGCAAGCATGCATTTGATTGGGCCTTGATCCATCTTTGCCGCCTGGCTGACACCATTCATCTTGTTCATGCCATCCTAG ATATGAAAAATGTCCTTGTTTATGATACGACGGAGGGACTCCTGGAGAAGCTTGCAGTTGAGGCACTGCAGGTGGCAATG GTAAAAACTGTGGCTCGTATTGTACAAGGGGATCCAGGTAAAGTAATCTGCCGAGAAGCAAACAGGTTAAAGCCAGCAGCTGTGGTCATGGGCACTAGAGGCAGAGGCTTAATCCAAAG TGTGCTGCAGGGTAGTGTGGGGGAGTATTGCTTGCACAACTGTAAAGTGCCTGTCATAATTGTTCCTGGAAAAG CCGAGAGCGCACCGTTGATGTAG
- the LOC7461225 gene encoding universal stress protein PHOS34 isoform X2 gives MEILQEDEEYNWREVKLPSLIPVIPEPGLERETGERRRGRDILIAIDHGPNSKHAFDWALIHLCRLADTLHLVHAVSSVQNTVVYETSQQLMEKLAVEALQVAMVRTVARIVQGDAGKVICNEAERLKPAAVVMSTRGRSLVQSVLQGSVSEYCFHHCKAAPVIIVPGKEDGDESLI, from the exons ATGGAGATACTGCAAGAAGATGAAGAGTACAACTGGAGAGAAGTAAAGTTGCCTTCATTGATTCCAGTAATACCCGAACCAGGGCTAGAAAGGGAGACGGGGGAGAGAAGGAGAGGCAGAGACATACTTATAGCTATTGATCATGGACCTAATAGCAAGCACGCTTTTGACTGGGCTTTGATTCACCTTTGCAGACTAGCTGACACCCTCCATCTTGTCCATGCTGTTTCGA GTGTGCAGAATACTGTTGTTTATGAGACAAGCCAGCAGCTCATGGAGAAGCTTGCCGTAGAGGCTTTGCAGGTTGCCATG GTTAGGACTGTGGCTCGGATTGTGCAAGGGGATGCTGGAAAGGTAATTTGCAATGAAGCAGAAAGGTTAAAGCCTGCAGCTGTAGTGATGAGTACCAGAGGCAGAAGCCTAGTTCAAAG TGTACTTCAGGGTAGTGTGAGTGAATATTGCTTCCACCATTGTAAAGCAGCACCTGTTATAATCGTTCCTGGGAAAG AAGATGGAGATGAATCATTGATATAG
- the LOC7461225 gene encoding uncharacterized protein LOC7461225 isoform X3 — MEILQEDEEYNWREVKLPSLIPVIPEPGLERETGERRRGRDILIAIDHGPNSKHAFDWALIHLCRLADTLHLVHAVSSVQNTVVYETSQQLMEKLAVEALQVAMVRTVARIVQGDAGKVICNEAERLKPAAVVMSTRGRSLVQSVLQGSVSEYCFHHCKAAPVIIVPGKDGDESLI; from the exons ATGGAGATACTGCAAGAAGATGAAGAGTACAACTGGAGAGAAGTAAAGTTGCCTTCATTGATTCCAGTAATACCCGAACCAGGGCTAGAAAGGGAGACGGGGGAGAGAAGGAGAGGCAGAGACATACTTATAGCTATTGATCATGGACCTAATAGCAAGCACGCTTTTGACTGGGCTTTGATTCACCTTTGCAGACTAGCTGACACCCTCCATCTTGTCCATGCTGTTTCGA GTGTGCAGAATACTGTTGTTTATGAGACAAGCCAGCAGCTCATGGAGAAGCTTGCCGTAGAGGCTTTGCAGGTTGCCATG GTTAGGACTGTGGCTCGGATTGTGCAAGGGGATGCTGGAAAGGTAATTTGCAATGAAGCAGAAAGGTTAAAGCCTGCAGCTGTAGTGATGAGTACCAGAGGCAGAAGCCTAGTTCAAAG TGTACTTCAGGGTAGTGTGAGTGAATATTGCTTCCACCATTGTAAAGCAGCACCTGTTATAATCGTTCCTGGGAAAG ATGGAGATGAATCATTGATATAG
- the LOC7461225 gene encoding uncharacterized protein LOC7461225 isoform X1, giving the protein MEILQEDEEYNWREVKLPSLIPVIPEPGLERETGERRRGRDILIAIDHGPNSKHAFDWALIHLCRLADTLHLVHAVSSVQNTVVYETSQQLMEKLAVEALQVAMVRTVARIVQGDAGKVICNEAERLKPAAVVMSTRGRSLVQSVLQGSVSEYCFHHCKAAPVIIVPGKGTAFKIKTFCLVRTVMEFLSSSYIYY; this is encoded by the exons ATGGAGATACTGCAAGAAGATGAAGAGTACAACTGGAGAGAAGTAAAGTTGCCTTCATTGATTCCAGTAATACCCGAACCAGGGCTAGAAAGGGAGACGGGGGAGAGAAGGAGAGGCAGAGACATACTTATAGCTATTGATCATGGACCTAATAGCAAGCACGCTTTTGACTGGGCTTTGATTCACCTTTGCAGACTAGCTGACACCCTCCATCTTGTCCATGCTGTTTCGA GTGTGCAGAATACTGTTGTTTATGAGACAAGCCAGCAGCTCATGGAGAAGCTTGCCGTAGAGGCTTTGCAGGTTGCCATG GTTAGGACTGTGGCTCGGATTGTGCAAGGGGATGCTGGAAAGGTAATTTGCAATGAAGCAGAAAGGTTAAAGCCTGCAGCTGTAGTGATGAGTACCAGAGGCAGAAGCCTAGTTCAAAG TGTACTTCAGGGTAGTGTGAGTGAATATTGCTTCCACCATTGTAAAGCAGCACCTGTTATAATCGTTCCTGGGAAAGGTACtgctttcaaaattaaaaccttTTGTTTAGTTAGAACTGTCATGGAATTTTTATCAAgttcatatatttattattga